One window of Bacillus alkalicellulosilyticus genomic DNA carries:
- the spoIID gene encoding stage II sporulation protein D has product MKSFYILGTIFIIFILVVPSLIVVGFSSDKIMSMNDKKELVHDQATNSEKTVAVYRNETNDIEEVPLEEYIIGVVASEMPATFELEALKAQALAARTYFLHSFSSNDVHSTKEYDITDSVNHQVYKNNAELKEKWGDDYILYMEKIKEAVAQTRGEIITYNGKPILSLYFSSSNGYTENSEDYYENESPYLRSVASPWDKDSPHYEVETVISTEEFEQALGIALDNYSDFGIKSRTKGGNVSSIRIADKEFTGRMIRELLQLKSSDFTITRLEDTISIKTRGNGHGVGMSQYGANGMAKEGFSYKDIIHHYYQSIDIQQY; this is encoded by the coding sequence ATGAAATCTTTTTATATTCTTGGGACAATATTTATTATCTTTATTCTAGTAGTTCCTTCTCTAATCGTCGTTGGCTTTTCATCAGATAAGATCATGAGTATGAATGACAAAAAAGAATTGGTACATGATCAAGCCACTAATTCCGAAAAAACGGTTGCTGTTTACCGGAACGAAACAAATGATATAGAAGAAGTACCACTTGAGGAATACATAATTGGTGTGGTTGCTAGTGAGATGCCAGCAACGTTTGAGTTAGAGGCTCTCAAAGCACAAGCACTTGCTGCTAGAACATACTTTTTACATTCTTTTAGTTCAAATGATGTTCATTCTACTAAAGAATACGATATAACCGATTCTGTGAACCATCAGGTATATAAAAATAACGCTGAACTTAAGGAAAAATGGGGAGACGATTATATTCTTTACATGGAAAAGATTAAAGAAGCTGTAGCTCAAACTAGAGGTGAGATTATAACATACAACGGAAAACCTATACTCTCTCTATACTTTTCTAGTAGTAATGGATATACTGAAAATTCAGAGGATTACTATGAGAATGAATCTCCTTATCTAAGAAGCGTTGCAAGTCCTTGGGATAAGGATTCTCCTCATTATGAAGTTGAAACGGTAATATCTACTGAAGAATTCGAACAAGCCCTTGGTATAGCGCTCGATAATTATAGTGACTTTGGAATCAAGAGCCGTACAAAGGGGGGAAATGTTAGCAGTATTAGAATTGCAGATAAAGAGTTTACAGGACGGATGATTAGAGAGCTCTTACAATTAAAATCAAGCGACTTTACTATCACTCGGCTTGAAGATACAATTTCTATAAAAACTAGAGGCAATGGTCACGGAGTAGGGATGAGTCAATACGGAGCCAACGGAATGGCGAAAGAAGGTTTTTCCTATAAAGACATCATTCATCATTACTACCAGTCTATCGATATTCAACAATATTAA
- a CDS encoding RNA polymerase sigma factor translates to MMKHEVFNSLYKSEMKRIYYYLRKRGCNKEDAEDIVQETFIKFIEYIEVIDKNKLSSWLFRVATNRYYDLCRIQKRKIVLPIDDETFLQQFLLGGKDGEQELLNYEKREMIKIIISEMKVVFQDLLILKYVLDYSYKEIASLLNSNENTIKTYLLRARKEFKRKWEVQYEKK, encoded by the coding sequence ATGATGAAACATGAAGTTTTTAATTCACTATATAAATCCGAAATGAAAAGGATTTATTATTATTTACGCAAGAGAGGTTGTAATAAGGAAGATGCAGAAGATATCGTTCAGGAAACATTTATAAAATTCATTGAATACATCGAAGTCATCGATAAAAACAAGTTAAGTTCTTGGTTATTTCGAGTTGCGACAAACCGTTATTATGATTTATGTAGAATCCAAAAAAGAAAAATAGTTTTACCAATCGATGATGAAACGTTTCTCCAACAATTTTTATTGGGTGGTAAGGATGGAGAACAGGAGCTATTAAATTATGAAAAAAGAGAAATGATTAAAATAATCATTAGTGAAATGAAAGTTGTATTTCAAGATCTTCTAATATTGAAGTATGTTTTAGATTATTCATACAAAGAAATAGCATCATTACTTAATAGTAACGAGAACACAATTAAAACTTATCTGCTTCGCGCACGTAAAGAATTTAAAAGGAAATGGGAGGTTCAATATGAAAAAAAATAA
- a CDS encoding anti sigma factor C-terminal domain-containing protein: protein MKKNKEQFEEDLFNQDLPIELFKKAKRKVIVRNILISGILFFILTICIVITNSKLLNNKAMNIQWEEELLYKIARPNTYMTHAQLNDGFLVGELEYSTYKLLGDSPVFSGVLSRSYSILPLTNRMYGSSNSNVFQVKQENEGKFRYYNKFAQKVMNFYPPQVEYTSEQLEQDLLKLNNFPDDTLLEVSISFDRGYSLNEINDMIPTNMTPSWYWVNTISDGMLNSLKGGEFGPEAAKPLNANQVYGFNGIDSMGQLIDNPEINFINLISSGAEMKGRYQSEMSRIYDQLKNGADEPTKENIEIIGVVLTGTVEALSTLEEKPFIRASSFGISK, encoded by the coding sequence ATGAAAAAAAATAAAGAACAATTCGAAGAAGACCTTTTTAATCAAGATTTACCAATAGAATTATTTAAAAAAGCAAAACGTAAAGTAATCGTCAGAAATATACTTATTAGTGGAATTCTATTTTTTATTTTAACTATTTGTATCGTTATAACTAATAGTAAACTTCTTAATAATAAAGCGATGAACATACAATGGGAAGAAGAGCTTCTTTACAAAATTGCTCGCCCAAATACCTATATGACACATGCTCAATTAAATGACGGATTTCTTGTAGGTGAACTAGAATATTCAACATATAAACTATTAGGAGATTCACCTGTATTCAGTGGTGTTTTAAGTCGAAGTTATTCCATACTTCCATTAACAAATCGGATGTACGGGAGTAGCAATAGTAATGTGTTCCAAGTAAAGCAAGAAAATGAAGGTAAATTTCGTTATTATAATAAGTTTGCACAAAAGGTGATGAATTTTTATCCCCCACAAGTCGAGTATACAAGTGAACAATTAGAGCAAGATCTTCTTAAGCTAAATAACTTTCCAGATGATACCTTACTTGAAGTGAGCATATCATTTGATAGAGGATATTCATTAAATGAAATAAATGATATGATACCTACCAATATGACCCCATCTTGGTACTGGGTAAATACGATCAGTGATGGTATGTTGAATTCATTAAAGGGTGGAGAATTTGGACCAGAAGCTGCAAAACCACTTAACGCAAATCAAGTATATGGTTTTAATGGAATTGATTCTATGGGACAATTAATTGATAACCCAGAGATTAACTTTATTAATTTAATTAGTTCTGGTGCAGAAATGAAGGGGCGTTATCAGAGCGAGATGAGTAGAATCTATGACCAATTAAAAAATGGAGCAGATGAACCAACTAAAGAAAATATAGAAATAATTGGAGTGGTCCTCACTGGTACAGTAGAAGCACTATCTACCTTAGAAGAAAAACCATTTATACGCGCATCAAGTTTCGGAATTAGTAAATAA
- a CDS encoding DUF3888 domain-containing protein has product MKKQLALLLFVMTMVIANTTAYAQTINEADTELCDTFKYALISSLREPVDKAIVQIYKDDKDAPEGLTWASYDTKILKIEQVYGVGGLYELTLKVYPYYDAHNNYGVDEVIINTEGELLGFKHLKKIPLN; this is encoded by the coding sequence TTGAAAAAGCAATTAGCTCTACTTTTATTTGTTATGACTATGGTGATTGCTAATACCACAGCATATGCCCAAACGATTAATGAAGCTGATACAGAATTATGTGATACGTTTAAATACGCACTGATAAGTAGCCTTAGAGAACCCGTAGATAAAGCCATTGTTCAAATATATAAAGATGACAAAGATGCACCAGAAGGACTCACGTGGGCATCTTATGATACAAAAATACTTAAAATTGAACAGGTGTATGGTGTAGGTGGACTATACGAGTTAACTCTAAAAGTCTATCCTTATTATGATGCCCATAACAACTATGGAGTAGATGAAGTCATTATTAATACAGAAGGGGAATTATTAGGTTTTAAACACTTAAAAAAAATCCCACTAAATTAA
- a CDS encoding proline dehydrogenase family protein — translation MFTEEKRFSNALKSIARNQEIKAYFKQSEEIFPLIMKGVNRFVAGETRADGINRVKNLSSKGYKVSLEFIGENTTTEEECRLATNEFKTLIKELGDNQINATVSFDLSHIGMMISELLAISHVEELAKAAQVHGVQLMISMEESQKTDKILSIYKRISKYQKNVGITLQVYLHRSSEDLRELLQTSGKIRLVKGAYQEPEGIYIPRSRKLNERYIEFVSRCIERNHPISIATHDEQLLIQLKEEGYLYSKNVEVEMLDGVQCDLLKSLKEENIQSKVYVTYGTEWYLYIVHRISEYPPNIFTIISDIIEQNTVEINSY, via the coding sequence ATGTTTACAGAGGAAAAGCGATTTTCCAACGCACTTAAATCTATTGCTAGGAATCAGGAAATTAAAGCTTATTTTAAGCAATCAGAAGAGATTTTCCCATTGATTATGAAGGGGGTAAATCGCTTTGTTGCAGGTGAAACAAGAGCTGATGGAATTAACCGTGTTAAGAATCTATCTAGCAAGGGGTATAAAGTTTCTTTAGAATTTATTGGTGAGAATACAACAACTGAAGAAGAATGTAGGTTAGCAACAAATGAATTCAAAACGTTAATTAAGGAACTTGGCGATAATCAAATAAATGCCACTGTTTCCTTCGACCTTTCACACATCGGCATGATGATTTCTGAATTACTAGCAATCTCGCATGTAGAGGAATTAGCGAAAGCAGCACAAGTGCATGGTGTTCAACTTATGATAAGCATGGAAGAGTCTCAAAAAACAGATAAAATACTATCAATCTATAAAAGAATATCAAAATACCAGAAAAATGTGGGTATAACATTGCAAGTTTACTTACATCGGTCATCTGAAGATTTAAGAGAGTTGTTACAAACATCAGGTAAAATACGTTTAGTAAAGGGGGCTTATCAAGAGCCAGAGGGTATCTATATACCAAGATCTAGAAAATTAAATGAACGCTATATTGAATTTGTCTCAAGGTGTATTGAAAGAAATCATCCCATTTCAATTGCTACTCATGATGAACAATTATTAATTCAACTGAAAGAAGAGGGATATCTATATAGTAAGAATGTTGAGGTCGAAATGTTAGATGGAGTTCAATGCGACTTACTCAAATCTTTAAAGGAAGAAAATATACAGTCCAAAGTCTATGTAACATATGGTACTGAGTGGTATTTATATATAGTTCATCGTATTTCTGAATACCCCCCTAATATTTTTACTATTATTTCAGATATAATTGAACAGAATACTGTTGAAATCAATTCATACTAA
- a CDS encoding PLP-dependent aminotransferase family protein has product MAWLKIDRSLNIPLIRQIYKQLRTKILNGELSAGYRLPSTRHLAEKLGVSRNVVLEAYDQLLAEGFLEGQQGAGTFVAEGAYLKKKAMNNNFIKENSNSEKNNNIIDFRSGIPALDLFPRKQWGQLAKRVSIETDHSLFGYDSPEGRKELRSVLSDYLLRTRGVECHPDQLVITSGATQALTLVAKLLISANDEVIIEDPITHEIQTIFKSYGASLFNIRVDKNGMDTSQIPNGIKPVFIFITPSHQFPIGGTLPIQRRIQLIEFARKMNSYIVEDDYDSEFRYEGTSVSSLQGLDPERTIYIGTFSKILSPALRLGYLILPPDLIERGRMLKFFSDLHTPSLDQLILSLFIKEGYLEKHIFRMKKIYRKRRDFLKETLYKEFGDQISIKGDSTGLHFVVEFKEIHFTDKVLSNIYKLGVKVYPVEMHTIDKGLYSNHIILGFGNLDEVEMSEGVTKIKRALTQNKK; this is encoded by the coding sequence ATGGCATGGTTAAAGATAGATCGCTCACTAAATATACCGTTGATACGGCAAATCTATAAACAGTTAAGAACAAAAATATTAAATGGTGAGCTTTCAGCAGGTTATCGTCTTCCCTCTACTCGACATCTAGCTGAAAAACTAGGAGTTTCAAGAAATGTTGTTTTAGAAGCCTATGACCAATTACTGGCAGAAGGTTTTTTAGAAGGTCAACAAGGAGCAGGTACGTTTGTGGCTGAAGGGGCTTACTTAAAAAAGAAAGCTATGAATAATAATTTTATAAAAGAAAATAGTAATTCGGAGAAAAATAATAACATCATTGATTTTCGTTCAGGAATCCCAGCATTAGACCTTTTCCCAAGAAAACAATGGGGGCAACTAGCTAAACGCGTAAGCATTGAAACGGACCATTCTCTATTTGGATATGATTCACCAGAAGGTCGGAAAGAGTTAAGGAGTGTATTATCAGACTATTTACTGAGAACAAGGGGTGTGGAATGTCATCCAGACCAATTAGTTATTACTAGTGGAGCTACTCAAGCATTGACGTTAGTAGCTAAATTACTAATATCAGCAAATGACGAAGTAATCATTGAAGACCCCATTACACATGAAATACAAACAATCTTTAAATCATACGGGGCTTCCCTTTTTAATATAAGAGTTGATAAAAATGGAATGGATACAAGCCAAATTCCAAATGGAATAAAACCGGTATTTATTTTCATCACACCTTCACATCAATTTCCAATAGGAGGTACTTTACCAATTCAAAGGAGAATACAACTGATCGAATTTGCCAGGAAAATGAACAGCTATATTGTGGAAGATGATTATGATAGTGAATTCCGATACGAAGGCACTTCAGTAAGTTCATTACAAGGGCTAGACCCTGAACGTACTATTTATATAGGAACTTTCAGTAAAATACTTTCTCCTGCATTACGATTAGGATATTTAATTCTCCCTCCGGATTTAATCGAGCGTGGGCGAATGTTAAAATTTTTTAGCGACCTACATACACCCTCTCTAGACCAACTTATACTTTCTTTATTTATTAAAGAGGGTTATCTCGAAAAACATATTTTCCGAATGAAAAAAATTTACCGAAAAAGAAGAGATTTTTTAAAAGAAACACTATATAAGGAATTTGGTGACCAAATTAGTATTAAAGGTGATTCTACTGGATTACATTTTGTAGTGGAATTTAAAGAAATTCATTTTACGGATAAGGTCTTATCAAATATATATAAACTAGGAGTAAAAGTTTACCCTGTTGAGATGCATACAATTGATAAAGGATTATATTCAAATCATATCATTTTAGGATTTGGGAATTTAGATGAAGTTGAGATGTCAGAAGGAGTAACAAAAATAAAGAGAGCCTTGACACAAAACAAAAAATGA
- a CDS encoding NUDIX domain-containing protein, which yields MKRIDELKAAVAVIILNEKNEVLLQKRADVGLWGIPSGHIELGETVSQAAIREVKEETNVDIRIRKLIGVYSEPSSQVFAYPNGKVVHFITTCFLADITGGELRCNSDESLEIKFFGAENLPQALIKMHPRWLKDALADIDLAYIR from the coding sequence ATGAAAAGAATTGATGAATTAAAAGCGGCAGTGGCAGTTATTATTTTAAATGAGAAAAATGAAGTTTTGTTACAGAAAAGAGCCGATGTTGGCCTATGGGGTATTCCGTCAGGACATATTGAACTTGGAGAAACAGTTTCTCAGGCAGCTATCAGGGAAGTAAAAGAGGAAACTAATGTAGATATAAGAATTAGAAAGCTTATTGGTGTCTACTCTGAACCTAGTTCACAGGTGTTTGCTTATCCAAATGGTAAAGTAGTACATTTTATAACAACTTGTTTTCTTGCTGACATTACAGGTGGAGAACTTAGATGTAATTCTGATGAATCGCTTGAAATAAAATTTTTTGGAGCAGAAAACCTACCGCAAGCCTTAATAAAAATGCACCCCCGATGGTTAAAGGATGCACTTGCTGATATTGATTTGGCGTATATACGTTAA
- a CDS encoding DUF3231 family protein has translation MVEDLEVKSLIQSALNYFEEHLIELRNIFNNEYYPVPNGFTKSDVNLEDPRLFSNIYSLLY, from the coding sequence ATGGTGGAGGATTTAGAAGTGAAATCTCTGATTCAATCCGCCCTAAATTACTTTGAAGAACATTTAATTGAATTAAGGAATATCTTTAACAATGAATATTATCCTGTTCCTAATGGTTTTACCAAATCGGATGTTAATCTTGAGGATCCACGTCTCTTTTCTAATATATACTCTTTACTTTATTAG
- a CDS encoding LysE/ArgO family amino acid transporter, with product MLEPIIHGLILALGLILPPGVQNIFLFNQGIIQPKIRKALPAYLTASLCDTILILLAVLGTSLVIHGSLWIKEILIWGGVVFLTYMGWSTWKSEPSNGGDITNKRFTIKKQILFAASVSLLNPHAIIDTVGVIGPSSLSYNGEEKILFAVACIIVSWAFFLFLILLGRISRKMDKTGGYMLVLNKISALFMWGAAIYLGISNFL from the coding sequence TTGTTAGAACCTATAATTCATGGTCTCATCTTAGCTTTAGGACTAATTTTACCGCCAGGTGTCCAAAATATTTTTCTATTTAATCAAGGGATAATCCAACCTAAAATTCGAAAGGCTTTACCAGCTTATTTAACAGCTTCTTTGTGTGACACTATATTAATCTTGCTAGCCGTATTAGGTACATCGCTAGTTATACATGGCTCTTTATGGATAAAAGAAATTCTTATTTGGGGAGGAGTAGTGTTTTTGACATACATGGGTTGGAGTACATGGAAAAGTGAACCTAGTAATGGTGGGGATATTACAAATAAGCGGTTCACAATTAAAAAACAAATTCTTTTTGCGGCATCTGTGTCACTTCTTAATCCTCACGCAATAATAGATACAGTAGGTGTTATTGGACCTAGTTCATTAAGTTATAATGGTGAAGAAAAAATATTGTTTGCTGTTGCTTGTATTATCGTATCCTGGGCGTTTTTTTTATTCCTCATTTTACTTGGGCGTATTAGTAGGAAAATGGATAAAACCGGAGGATATATGTTGGTTTTAAATAAAATATCCGCACTTTTTATGTGGGGAGCAGCAATATATCTAGGAATCTCTAACTTTCTTTAA
- a CDS encoding PLP-dependent aminotransferase family protein, with translation MKPINWKPNKFSSIPLHKQITNFIKEKIARGEWTVGYKLPPQRLFAKSIGVNRSTLVTALDELTAEGLIEGKSGSGTKVINNTWSLLSATPPPDWNSYVKSGTYFPNLPTIQDINRAEFVPEVIRLGTGELAPDLVNNDLMLQVLKCLPKKEISLGYEEPKGLLALRKQISHYVKTLGIDASPSSILIVSGALQAIQLISMGLLHSGSTVLTEKPSYLHSINTFQSAGMQLTGVPLDAEGIDPSLVALYRKQHNAALLYTNPTFQNPTGNIMTSNRRKQLLTLCSKEQLPLIEDDVYRELWIDRKPPLPLKSMDDNGMVLYLGSLSKTLSPGIRIGWVIGPEQVIDRLADIKMQTDYGSSSLSQWLAVEWFSSGLYQLHLQNIRKQLKERRDFTLNILNSYFSDIAEWETPGGGFYIWLRLLQEISIKELFDTALQKQLLINPGNIYDNKSDQYIRISYSYASLSHMEKGLFELSNIIRELSEIRN, from the coding sequence ATGAAACCAATTAACTGGAAGCCAAATAAATTTTCTTCTATTCCCTTGCATAAACAAATTACTAATTTTATTAAAGAAAAAATAGCTCGTGGGGAGTGGACTGTCGGATATAAATTACCACCTCAAAGGTTATTTGCTAAAAGTATTGGAGTAAACCGAAGCACTCTTGTTACTGCATTAGATGAGTTAACAGCCGAGGGGCTTATTGAGGGGAAAAGTGGAAGTGGTACAAAGGTTATTAATAATACATGGAGTCTACTGTCTGCTACTCCACCACCAGATTGGAACTCCTACGTGAAATCCGGTACTTATTTTCCTAATTTACCAACAATTCAAGATATCAATCGAGCTGAATTTGTTCCTGAAGTTATTAGACTTGGAACTGGAGAATTAGCTCCCGACTTAGTGAATAATGATTTAATGCTCCAAGTTCTCAAATGTCTACCCAAAAAAGAAATTTCTCTTGGTTACGAAGAACCTAAAGGTTTATTGGCTCTTAGAAAACAAATTAGTCATTATGTAAAAACACTTGGGATTGATGCTTCACCATCCTCGATATTGATTGTTTCTGGTGCTTTACAAGCTATACAACTTATTAGTATGGGCTTGTTGCATAGTGGGTCTACTGTACTTACTGAAAAACCATCTTATTTACATTCAATAAATACCTTTCAATCAGCAGGGATGCAATTAACAGGAGTTCCGTTGGATGCCGAGGGAATTGACCCAAGCCTTGTTGCACTCTATAGAAAACAGCACAATGCTGCATTATTGTACACTAATCCCACCTTTCAAAATCCAACAGGGAATATAATGACTTCTAATAGAAGAAAACAATTATTGACTTTATGTTCAAAAGAACAATTACCATTAATCGAAGATGATGTTTATCGAGAACTATGGATTGATAGAAAACCACCACTGCCATTAAAGTCAATGGATGATAACGGGATGGTACTTTATTTAGGTAGTTTATCCAAAACGCTCAGTCCTGGTATAAGGATTGGTTGGGTTATTGGACCTGAGCAGGTTATTGACAGATTAGCCGATATAAAAATGCAAACAGACTACGGTTCTAGTTCCTTATCGCAATGGTTAGCTGTGGAATGGTTTTCAAGTGGTTTATATCAATTACATTTGCAAAATATTCGAAAGCAACTAAAAGAGAGAAGGGATTTTACGCTAAATATTTTGAACTCTTATTTTTCAGATATAGCAGAATGGGAAACGCCCGGTGGGGGATTTTATATTTGGTTACGTTTACTACAAGAAATTTCTATTAAAGAACTTTTTGATACAGCACTTCAGAAGCAGTTATTGATTAATCCAGGGAATATATATGATAATAAATCTGACCAATATATTCGGATATCATATTCATATGCTAGTCTTTCACATATGGAAAAAGGGCTATTTGAATTATCTAACATTATAAGGGAGCTTTCGGAGATACGAAATTGA
- a CDS encoding restriction endonuclease codes for MPRKRRRNRKKKNDYSNVATIAFGILLFITTYPDEPLSITIIVLLFLSPIAFIIYKFGLPRLGIFNLSGRHRLEIHNVDKLNGHDFEHFLAPLFRKKGYSVKVTRGSGDFGADLVLRNVKGQVTVVQAKRYSSNIGVSAVQEIVAAKPMYKATNAIVITNQYFTPAAVKLAKANGVKLLDRNKLIDMIKHANETSRSVLLFQRLLAILRLRAE; via the coding sequence GTGCCAAGAAAACGACGGAGAAATAGAAAAAAGAAGAATGATTATAGTAATGTTGCAACTATTGCGTTCGGTATTTTACTCTTTATAACCACGTATCCCGATGAACCATTATCAATTACAATTATAGTTTTATTATTTTTGTCTCCTATCGCTTTTATCATTTATAAATTTGGTTTACCTCGTTTAGGCATATTTAATCTGAGTGGAAGGCATCGCTTAGAAATTCATAATGTCGATAAATTAAACGGACATGACTTCGAACATTTTTTAGCTCCACTCTTCCGCAAAAAAGGTTACTCTGTTAAGGTAACTCGTGGTTCAGGTGATTTCGGAGCTGACTTAGTATTACGGAACGTTAAGGGTCAAGTTACAGTTGTCCAAGCTAAACGTTATAGTTCGAATATTGGAGTATCAGCCGTCCAAGAAATCGTCGCAGCTAAGCCGATGTATAAGGCTACTAACGCGATTGTCATAACTAATCAATATTTCACTCCAGCTGCGGTTAAGTTAGCAAAAGCGAACGGAGTAAAGCTTTTGGACCGGAACAAATTAATAGACATGATAAAACACGCAAACGAAACAAGTCGCTCAGTTCTTCTATTTCAAAGACTATTGGCGATACTTCGGTTGCGTGCAGAGTAA
- a CDS encoding anti sigma factor C-terminal domain-containing protein produces the protein MKNKPFESNDIEEIVNKAKRKSVLRNIIISTISLVFVGLLFIFVNGQIINNAHSKAADSNRLLYKISQPNIQIGGEKVDYGILSGSYTYNKYKLIEDKVIPWGQDIRTFNALGHNAKYSALSVYDEVRVGESKEEYRHYNTTNGQRTMHFYHPWFEYTAIHNDMDLIQNAPDDAVMEIAISFDQSYSVSEIQEFIKLNKKITWYWVNDYKQSAKEQLKGLHESGTTASYVYGFNVTTLKGEGDIVAQNEKDFLAILEELKKTGNYDFIIDNLLESTKENMKEGIILGAVVTGTKEELLKLKEEKHIRAISLGAVAREY, from the coding sequence ATGAAAAATAAGCCATTCGAGTCTAATGATATTGAAGAAATTGTTAATAAAGCAAAAAGAAAAAGTGTTCTTCGAAATATAATCATTTCTACTATTTCACTAGTCTTTGTGGGATTGCTATTTATTTTTGTTAATGGTCAGATTATAAATAATGCTCATTCCAAAGCAGCAGATTCAAACAGATTATTATATAAAATTTCACAACCAAATATACAAATCGGAGGAGAAAAGGTTGATTACGGGATTCTATCGGGGTCCTACACCTACAATAAATACAAATTAATTGAAGATAAGGTAATCCCTTGGGGTCAAGATATACGGACGTTTAATGCGTTAGGACATAATGCTAAATATTCAGCATTATCGGTATACGATGAGGTAAGAGTAGGTGAATCCAAAGAAGAGTACCGACATTATAACACTACAAACGGACAGAGAACGATGCATTTTTATCATCCTTGGTTTGAATATACGGCTATTCATAATGATATGGACTTAATACAAAATGCTCCCGATGACGCAGTAATGGAAATAGCCATCTCTTTTGACCAATCTTATTCAGTTAGTGAAATACAAGAATTTATTAAACTAAATAAGAAAATTACATGGTATTGGGTTAATGATTATAAACAAAGTGCGAAAGAACAGTTGAAAGGACTTCATGAATCGGGAACTACTGCATCGTATGTGTATGGTTTTAATGTTACTACACTTAAAGGAGAAGGAGACATTGTAGCACAGAATGAAAAGGATTTTCTTGCTATATTAGAAGAACTAAAAAAAACAGGAAATTATGACTTTATTATAGACAATCTTCTAGAAAGTACGAAAGAAAACATGAAAGAAGGCATAATCCTTGGTGCTGTAGTAACTGGAACCAAAGAAGAGCTATTAAAACTAAAAGAAGAAAAACATATTAGGGCAATATCTTTAGGTGCTGTTGCAAGAGAATATTAA
- a CDS encoding RNA polymerase sigma factor, with the protein MSKPSNEEIARLTNDIYQKLCSMGANPEDAKEIVQETLYRGFLNIDGINSNAFKSWLYKVSINQYYDLCRKSNRHRIIELEDYLLISEENQVEDTLIKQETKEEYERVLHKLKPLDRELIKMKYEDEFSYKEISEYLNLKESNVKTYLYRARKKLSQLIRRDNNEK; encoded by the coding sequence ATGAGTAAGCCCTCAAATGAAGAAATAGCTAGATTGACTAATGATATATATCAAAAACTTTGTTCGATGGGGGCTAATCCAGAAGATGCAAAAGAAATTGTTCAAGAAACCCTATATCGTGGATTTTTAAATATTGATGGTATTAATTCTAATGCATTTAAATCTTGGCTTTACAAGGTTTCGATCAATCAATATTACGATTTGTGTAGAAAAAGTAATCGTCATCGAATAATTGAGCTTGAGGATTATCTACTGATATCGGAAGAAAATCAGGTAGAAGATACCCTAATTAAACAAGAAACAAAAGAAGAGTATGAACGGGTATTACACAAGTTAAAACCACTTGACCGGGAACTAATAAAAATGAAATATGAAGATGAATTTTCGTATAAAGAAATTTCTGAGTATCTTAATTTGAAAGAAAGTAATGTTAAGACCTATTTATATCGTGCTAGGAAGAAACTTTCACAACTTATTAGGAGGGATAATAATGAAAAATAA